In Parasteatoda tepidariorum isolate YZ-2023 chromosome 2, CAS_Ptep_4.0, whole genome shotgun sequence, one DNA window encodes the following:
- the LOC139424890 gene encoding zinc finger BED domain-containing protein 5-like translates to MRARCLSREKFLQRVYELREEIAIFFEDKRPETENLHYCLFVMKLRYLVVIFEKLNNLNLQLQGANAHMLDTSDEVNAFCRKLELWGRNLKQKNVTMFANVDNCTKTYKAEEEYVKVVFVTIENHLAMLAKNFKKYFPAHDKLIASYEWVRNPFHKTPEGLSIDEEEKSIDFTTSSETKIQFNNTSLFEFWQEEDFSALKTRAFRILLPFSISNLCETGFSAVASLKTKYRSRLNIETGLRVDISNIKPHLKKLCSAGQAQGSH, encoded by the coding sequence ATGCGAGCAAGATGTTTATCACGTGAGAAATTTTTGCAACGTGTTTATGAATTAAGAGAAGAAATCGCCATTTTCTTCGAAGATAAGAGACCGGAAACCGAGAATTTACACTATTGtttatttgtgatgaaattgAGATACTTGGTCGTCATATtcgagaaattaaataacttgaatCTTCAACTCCAAGGAGCAAATGCACATATGTTGGATACGAGTGATGAAGTTAAtgctttttgtagaaaattggaATTGTGGGgcagaaatttaaagcaaaaaaacgtaacaatgtttgcaaatgtggataattgtactaaaacttataaggctgaagaagaatatgtaaaagttgtttttgtaACCATTGAAAATCATTTAGCCATGCTggcaaagaattttaagaagtattttcCTGCTCATGATAAACTGATAGCAAGTTACGAGTGGGTTAGGAATCCATTTCATAAGACTCCCGAAGGACTCTCAATTGATGAGGAAGAAAAATCCATAGACTTCACGACAAGTAGCGAAaccaaaatacaatttaataatacatcACTATTTGAATTTTGGCAGGAGGAGGATTTTTCTGCACTGAAAACAAGGGCATTTCGCATTCTATTACCATTTTCAATATCCAACCTTTGTGAAACTGGATTTTCTGCTGTGGCTTCTTTGAAGACAAAATATAGATCACGGCTAAATATAGAAACAGGACTGAGAGTggatatt